One segment of Carya illinoinensis cultivar Pawnee chromosome 1, C.illinoinensisPawnee_v1, whole genome shotgun sequence DNA contains the following:
- the LOC122311831 gene encoding heterogeneous nuclear ribonucleoprotein Q-like, with protein MKRILGPEGRVMAEGTEVEERLDFDEDNSMEEMDDDIEEQIDDNVEAQIDDDVEAEQKDSITEISGKDQEADRSHIASEFVEDEEKPASSVDEDEKEKHAELLALPPHGSEVFIGGLPRDAIEEDLRHLCEPIGEVVEVRLIKDKETGDAKGYAFIAFKTKEIAQKAIEEIHNKEFKGKKLRCSLSETKHRLFLGNVPKSWTQDEFRKVIEGVGPGVESIELIKDPQNPSRNRGFAFVLYYNNSCANYSRQNMSNANFKLDGNTPTVTWADPKSGPDHSAASQVKALYVKNIPENTSTEKLKELFQQHGELTKVVMPPGKAGGKRDFGFIHYAERSSALKAVKDAEKYEIDGQVLDVALAKPQSDKKSDATHPYNVMPHPNHLSHSGYGGFASNQYASLGAGYGVGTGFQQPVIYGRGPTPAGMHMVPMVLPDGRIGFVLQQPAAQIPPPRPRRIDRSNAPSPSRPPARPQGSGNDEGNRGRRYRPY; from the exons ATGAAAAGAATTCTAGGGCCCGAAGGGAGAGTTATGGCAGAAGGCACAGAAGTTGAAGAGCGATTGGATTTTGATGAGGATAATTCCATGGAAGAGATGGACGATGATATTGAAGAACAGATTGACGATAATGTTGAAGCACAGATAGACGATGATGTTGAAGCAGAACAAAAGGACTCTATAACCGAGATCAGTGGGAAAGATCAAGAAGCAGATAGAAGTCACATTGCCTCTGAATTCGTGGAAGATGAGGAAAAGCCAGCTTCTTCTGTTGATGAGGATGAGAAGGAGAAGCATGCTGAGCTACTTGCCCTTCCTCCCCATGGTTCTGAAGTTTTCATTGGTGGACTTCCTCGAGATGCCATCGAAGAAGATTTGAGGCATCTCTGTGAGCCAATTGGTGAAGTTGTTGAG GTAAGATTAATAAAAGATAAGGAAACTGGCGATGCCAAGGGTTATgcttttatagcttttaaaacaaaagagatTGCACAAAAGGCCATTGAAGAGATCCATAACAAAGAATTCAAG GGTAAAAAATTAAGGTGTTCACTGTCTGAAACTAAGCACAGATTATTCCTTGGTAATGTTCCAAAGAGCTGGACCCAGGATGAGTTTAGAAAAGTCATTGAGGGGGTTGGCCCTGGAGTTGAGAGCATTGAGCTTATAAAG GATCCTCAGAATCCAAGCAGAAATCGCGGTTTCGCTTTTGTTTTATATTACAATAATTCTTGTGCCAATTATTCGAGGCAGAATATGTCAAATGCGAATTTCAAGTTGGATGGCAACACCCCAACTGTCACCTGGGCTGATCCAAAGAGTGGACCTGATCATTCTGCTGCTTCTCAG GTTAAGGCTCTTTATGTCAAAAACATTCCCGAGAACACTAGTACTGAAAAACTGAAGGAGCTATTTCAGCAGCATGGGGAACTTACAAAAGTGGTTATGCCACCTGGAAAAGCTGGTGGCAAACGGGATTTTGGGTTCATCCATTATGCTGAAAGGTCAAGTGCATTGAAGGCTGTTAAAGATGCAGAGAAATATGAAATTGATG GCCAAGTATTGGATGTTGCACTTGCTAAACCTCAATCTGATAAAAAGTCAGATGCTACTCATCCCTATAATGTCATGCCTCATCCAAACCATCTTTCACATTCTGGGTATGGTGGTTTTGCCAGTAATCAATATGCCTCTCTAGGGGCTGGGTATGGTGTTGGCACTGGTTTTCAGCAG CCAGTGATATATGGTAGGGGTCCCACGCCAGCAGGAATGCATATGGTTCCGATGGTTTTACCAGATGGCCGAATTGGTTTTGTTCT TCAGCAGCCTGCCGCACAGATACCACCTCCCCGGCCTCGTAGAATTGATCGAAGCAATGCTCCAAGTCCAAGCAGACCACCCGCTCGACCACAAGGTAGTGGCAATGATGAAGGCAATCGTGGCAGAAGGTACCGACCCTATTAG
- the LOC122311857 gene encoding uncharacterized protein LOC122311857: protein MNAIPLCPYRNLKQTRSEEAMWVVSPTTARPYLLPLTPSTPSILADSRPPRFRSKPPKDVKGLGRTIFTALTSSHPNASPYPISNQRKQEQEDGGGQISGSDVLWALQKAAAQKNEMSENKKSKKKKKKKGVSSSNHSEEVNVDYRNVRPLCVKSEWGVRLEELEKRLQELSETH from the coding sequence ATGAATGCAATCCCATTGTGCCCATACCGAAACCTGAAACAGACCCGAAGTGAAGAAGCCATGTGGGTTGTGTCCCCAACCACAGCTAGACCATATCTCCTCCCTCTCACCCCTTCCACTCCCTCCATCTTAGCCGACTCTCGACCACCGCGCTTTCGCTCCAAGCCACCCAAAGACGTCAAAGGCCTTGGCCGCACCATCTTCACGGCTCTCACTTCAAGTCATCCCAACGCCTCCCCCTATCCAATCTCAAATCAGcgaaaacaagaacaagaagatggaggagggcAGATAAGTGGGTCGGATGTGCTTTGGGCTCTGCAGAAAGCAGCCGCTCAGAAAAACGAGATGAGTGAAAATAAGAAatccaagaagaagaagaagaagaaaggtgtGTCATCCAGCAATCACAGTGAAGAGGTGAATGTGGATTATAGGAACGTGCGGCCGTTGTGCGTTAAGAGTGAGTGGGGTGTGAGGTTAGAGGAGCTGGAGAAGCGTCTTCAGGAGCTTTCTGAGACCCATTGA